A single region of the Winslowiella toletana genome encodes:
- a CDS encoding MFS transporter, producing the protein MTCKLENRVLRKITLRIVPFIMILYFIAFLDRVNIGFAALTMNQELGFSPTVFGFGAGIFFIGYFLFEVPSNLILHKVGARIWIARVMITWGLVSGAMAFVQGTTSFYTLRFLLGVAEAGFFPGIILYLSYWFPAQRRAQVTAMFMAAAPLSTALGSPISGALLEMHGLFGFSGWQWMFVLEAVPALILGVVVLFYLTDRPEKAKWLTDEEREWLVTTMAAEQARRPQQQHQSLWRGLADRRVLALSLVYFGTSAGLYTLGIWSPQIIKSFGMSSLEVGFINAIPAVLAVGAMIWWARHSDRRNERTWHVIAACLLAALGLVLAGIATTIVAVMLALILVNIGISSSKPPLWSMPTLFLSGSAAAAGIATINSIGNLGGFFGPTIIGVIKQQTGSYANGLYFVAALLVLSALLVLWLSWSQRKPQSSGNSNTAATQTLHH; encoded by the coding sequence ATGACCTGCAAACTCGAAAATCGGGTATTGCGCAAAATTACCCTGCGCATTGTGCCCTTTATCATGATTCTTTATTTCATTGCCTTCCTCGATCGCGTAAATATTGGTTTTGCTGCGCTGACGATGAATCAGGAACTCGGTTTTTCACCCACGGTATTTGGTTTCGGTGCCGGTATCTTTTTTATCGGTTATTTTTTATTTGAAGTGCCCTCCAATTTAATCCTGCATAAAGTCGGCGCACGTATCTGGATAGCCAGGGTGATGATCACCTGGGGGCTGGTATCAGGTGCAATGGCGTTTGTGCAGGGCACCACCAGTTTTTACACCCTGCGCTTTCTGCTTGGAGTGGCGGAAGCCGGTTTCTTTCCCGGCATCATTCTCTATCTCAGCTACTGGTTTCCCGCCCAGCGCCGTGCGCAGGTAACCGCCATGTTTATGGCTGCCGCCCCGCTTTCCACCGCATTAGGCTCACCAATATCAGGTGCATTGCTCGAGATGCACGGGCTGTTCGGTTTCAGTGGCTGGCAGTGGATGTTTGTACTGGAAGCGGTGCCGGCGCTGATCCTTGGCGTGGTGGTGCTGTTTTACCTCACCGATCGTCCGGAAAAAGCCAAATGGCTGACCGATGAAGAGCGCGAATGGCTGGTCACCACTATGGCGGCAGAACAGGCGCGTCGTCCTCAGCAACAGCATCAAAGCCTGTGGCGAGGGCTGGCGGATCGACGCGTATTGGCGCTGTCGCTGGTCTACTTTGGCACGTCGGCCGGTCTTTATACGCTGGGCATCTGGTCACCCCAAATTATCAAGAGCTTTGGTATGTCGTCACTGGAAGTCGGCTTTATCAATGCCATTCCGGCGGTACTGGCAGTGGGTGCCATGATTTGGTGGGCGCGCCACTCCGACCGCCGCAATGAACGAACCTGGCACGTGATCGCGGCCTGTCTGCTGGCGGCGCTGGGGCTGGTACTGGCGGGAATTGCCACCACGATAGTGGCGGTAATGCTGGCGCTGATTCTGGTCAATATCGGCATCAGTTCATCAAAACCACCGCTGTGGAGCATGCCAACGCTGTTCCTTTCCGGTTCGGCCGCCGCCGCCGGTATCGCCACCATCAACTCCATCGGCAATCTTGGCGGCTTTTTTGGCCCGACGATTATTGGCGTAATCAAGCAACAAACCGGCAGCTATGCCAACGGACTCTATTTTGTCGCCGCACTGCTGGTGCTGTCGGCGTTACTGGTGCTGTGGCTCTCCTGGTCGCAGCGCAAACCGCAATCCAGTGGTAACAGCAATACCGCTGCCACTCAGACCCTGCATCATTAA
- a CDS encoding LysR family transcriptional regulator codes for MDLHQLRCFIAVAEELHFGHAAHRLEMLPSALGRYIRLLEEDLGTRLFIRSTRNVALTPTGLLLFDDARLLIAQADALASRYRQMGRQQATTLKIGAIDSAAAGLIPQLLQAFRKRYPDVEVQIFEDKTLRLIPRLKSGRLDLVFIRPPEKKERDIEMRFLFNEAIVVAMPQSHPLAKRDCLQISDLQDQPLIVPERKSRPHSHDLSINLFAEAGLSARIAQLADEKQTIINLVAAELGIAIVPQWTSRMPARNVSYIPLTGNGAGAINGLPLSVAWMRDARDPLREKMLEVLMAQLPLSA; via the coding sequence ATGGACCTCCATCAACTTCGCTGTTTTATCGCGGTGGCAGAAGAGCTGCATTTCGGACATGCAGCGCACCGACTTGAAATGCTGCCATCGGCGCTGGGGCGCTATATACGCCTGCTGGAGGAGGATCTGGGAACCCGGCTGTTTATTCGTTCGACACGTAACGTGGCGCTGACGCCAACCGGCCTGTTACTGTTTGATGACGCCAGACTGTTAATCGCACAGGCGGATGCGCTGGCCAGCCGCTATCGCCAGATGGGCCGACAACAGGCAACCACGCTAAAGATTGGCGCCATCGACAGCGCCGCTGCCGGTTTAATTCCGCAACTGTTACAGGCGTTTCGCAAACGCTATCCCGATGTGGAAGTACAGATATTTGAAGACAAAACCCTGCGTTTAATACCCCGGCTTAAATCAGGACGGCTGGATCTGGTCTTTATTCGACCGCCGGAGAAAAAAGAGCGCGATATCGAAATGCGTTTCTTATTTAACGAAGCCATTGTGGTCGCAATGCCGCAGAGTCATCCGCTGGCAAAACGTGACTGTTTACAGATTTCTGATTTACAGGATCAGCCCTTAATCGTCCCGGAACGTAAATCGCGGCCGCACAGCCACGACCTGTCGATCAATCTGTTTGCCGAGGCCGGTTTAAGCGCCAGAATTGCCCAGCTTGCTGATGAAAAACAGACCATTATCAATCTGGTGGCGGCAGAGCTGGGGATTGCCATTGTACCGCAGTGGACTTCACGTATGCCGGCGCGCAATGTCAGCTATATTCCGCTAACCGGCAACGGAGCCGGAGCGATTAATGGCCTGCCGCTCTCCGTTGCCTGGATGCGCGACGCGCGCGATCCGCTACGCGAGAAAATGCTGGAGGTCCTGATGGCGCAGCTACCGTTATCAGCCTGA
- the exaC gene encoding acetaldehyde dehydrogenase ExaC, protein MRYAYPGYKGSLITLQQRYGNFINGEFVAPVQGEYFSNTSPVNGSVIGEFPRSGQQDVDNAVAAAHAAADAWGKTSVQVRSLTLLKIADRLEQNLERMAVNETWDNGKPVRETLAADLPLAVDHFRYFAGCLRAQEGSAAEIDEFTAAYHFHEPLGVVAQIIPWNFPLLMAAWKLAPALAAGNCVVLKPAEQTPLSITLFAELVNDLVPPGVLNVVHGFGREAGEALASHKGIAKVAFTGSTATGGHILELAAKNLIPSTVELGGKSPNIFFEDIMQAEPSFIEKAAEGVVLGFLNQGEVCTCPSRALVQESIYQPFIDAVLKRIKTIKRGDPMDSETMVGAQASQQQFDKILSYLDIAQQEGAEVLVGGGIEKLEGDLAGGYYIQPTLLKGNNSMRVFQEEIFGPVVGITTFKDEAEAIAIANDSIYGLGAGVWTRDINRAYRVGRAIKAGRVWTNCYHLYPAHAAFGGYKKSGIGRETHKMMLDHYQQTKNLLISYSIEPLGFF, encoded by the coding sequence ATGCGTTACGCATATCCAGGATACAAAGGTTCGCTGATCACTCTGCAACAACGTTATGGAAACTTTATTAATGGCGAATTTGTTGCCCCCGTACAGGGTGAATACTTTTCCAATACCTCGCCAGTTAATGGCTCGGTGATTGGCGAATTTCCGCGATCCGGGCAGCAGGATGTCGATAATGCCGTCGCCGCCGCTCATGCAGCGGCAGATGCCTGGGGTAAAACGTCGGTACAGGTACGTTCGCTGACGCTACTGAAAATCGCCGACCGGCTGGAACAAAATCTGGAAAGAATGGCGGTCAATGAAACCTGGGATAACGGCAAACCGGTGCGTGAAACGCTGGCGGCGGATTTACCGCTGGCGGTTGACCATTTCCGCTATTTTGCCGGTTGCCTGCGGGCGCAAGAGGGCAGCGCCGCAGAGATAGATGAGTTTACTGCCGCCTATCACTTCCATGAACCGCTGGGCGTGGTGGCGCAAATAATTCCGTGGAATTTCCCGCTGCTGATGGCGGCGTGGAAGCTGGCACCGGCACTGGCGGCAGGTAACTGCGTGGTGCTGAAACCGGCAGAGCAGACGCCGCTCTCGATTACTCTGTTTGCGGAACTGGTCAACGATTTAGTGCCGCCGGGCGTGCTGAACGTGGTGCACGGCTTTGGTCGTGAAGCCGGTGAAGCGCTGGCATCGCATAAAGGTATCGCCAAAGTGGCGTTCACCGGCTCAACCGCCACCGGCGGGCATATTCTTGAGCTGGCGGCAAAAAATCTGATTCCTTCCACCGTTGAGCTGGGCGGTAAATCACCGAATATCTTCTTCGAAGACATTATGCAGGCGGAGCCGTCATTTATTGAAAAAGCGGCTGAAGGCGTAGTGCTGGGTTTTCTTAATCAGGGCGAAGTCTGTACCTGTCCGTCGCGCGCGCTGGTGCAGGAGTCGATCTATCAGCCCTTTATTGACGCAGTACTGAAACGGATAAAAACCATTAAACGTGGCGATCCGATGGACAGCGAAACCATGGTCGGTGCGCAGGCATCGCAGCAGCAGTTCGATAAAATTCTCTCTTATCTGGATATTGCGCAGCAAGAGGGCGCGGAAGTGCTGGTCGGCGGCGGCATTGAGAAACTGGAAGGCGACTTAGCTGGCGGTTACTACATTCAGCCGACGCTGCTGAAAGGAAATAACAGTATGCGGGTGTTTCAGGAAGAGATTTTCGGGCCGGTGGTCGGTATTACTACCTTCAAGGATGAAGCTGAGGCGATTGCCATTGCTAACGATTCGATTTACGGTCTTGGTGCCGGGGTCTGGACCCGCGATATTAACCGCGCTTACCGCGTAGGCAGGGCGATTAAAGCCGGACGCGTCTGGACCAACTGTTATCATCTCTATCCGGCGCATGCCGCATTTGGTGGATACAAAAAATCTGGCATCGGCCGTGAAACCCACAAAATGATGCTTGATCATTATCAGCAGACTAAAAACCTGCTGATAAGCTACAGCATAGAGCCGCTGGGCTTTTTCTGA
- a CDS encoding RHS repeat-associated core domain-containing protein yields MSIVLSSFNGERRDPVSHCLHPGNGLRAYNPALMRFSCPDSWSPFDAGGMNPSAWCDGDPINRSDPSGHFSWQAAAGIGLGILGIVSSLFTAGASLAAAASLSAALAASSELSLLTGSSTLLADISAVASSVTVDNHPGISAILGWLSFASGILSVAGGVMRGGYRLLTPSQDGKLAGNSFTLGNRSGSQLNPNFVIATMSPERIEIEDRSFLRYVSREGNNKAIFVSHSRFLPARYLNGSARVTLPEGMSVSYYVRRGETLSAWNMLRIYQHLQESTGAEIPLFSQTYRGIAQIENLNLMPISEDAVSLAMMHSPPDYSYDVIVPVRRAETRHLIALAQRYHYHDLQILGCRGRRFFT; encoded by the coding sequence ATGAGTATCGTGCTTTCAAGCTTTAACGGCGAGCGCCGTGATCCCGTCAGCCATTGCTTACATCCCGGTAATGGATTGCGGGCTTATAATCCGGCACTAATGCGGTTTAGTTGCCCGGATAGCTGGAGCCCTTTTGATGCGGGGGGAATGAATCCCTCGGCATGGTGCGACGGTGACCCGATCAACCGTAGCGATCCTTCAGGCCATTTCAGCTGGCAGGCGGCTGCCGGGATAGGGCTTGGCATACTTGGTATTGTCAGTTCACTGTTTACTGCGGGAGCATCACTGGCGGCAGCGGCCAGCCTTAGCGCGGCGCTGGCGGCAAGTTCGGAGCTGTCGCTGTTGACCGGTAGTTCGACACTACTGGCGGATATTAGCGCTGTTGCCAGTTCAGTTACCGTCGATAACCATCCGGGAATCTCAGCCATCCTCGGATGGCTGTCTTTTGCCAGTGGAATATTATCTGTTGCCGGTGGTGTGATGCGGGGGGGATATCGCCTGCTGACGCCATCTCAGGATGGAAAGTTAGCTGGTAATTCTTTCACCCTGGGGAACCGTTCCGGCAGTCAGCTCAATCCAAATTTTGTTATCGCGACGATGTCGCCGGAACGAATTGAGATTGAGGACAGATCTTTTCTCAGGTATGTCAGTCGGGAAGGTAATAATAAAGCGATTTTTGTTTCACACAGCCGCTTTTTGCCCGCCAGATATCTTAATGGGTCCGCAAGGGTGACGCTGCCTGAAGGGATGTCGGTGAGCTATTACGTCAGGCGGGGAGAGACGCTCAGCGCATGGAATATGTTGCGAATTTATCAGCATCTGCAAGAGAGTACTGGCGCTGAGATTCCTCTGTTCTCACAAACTTATCGCGGCATCGCGCAGATTGAAAATCTCAATCTGATGCCAATTAGCGAAGATGCGGTGTCGTTAGCAATGATGCACTCACCGCCTGATTATTCTTACGATGTTATCGTGCCTGTTCGACGGGCAGAAACCCGGCATCTGATCGCTCTTGCCCAACGCTACCATTATCACGACCTGCAAATATTAGGCTGTCGCGGCAGACGATTTTTCACTTAG
- a CDS encoding LacI family DNA-binding transcriptional regulator, whose product MSTMQQVAKKAGVSKATVSRVLSGKGYVSEATKEQVFRAIEETGYRPNLLARNLASNTSQCIGLVVTNTLYNGSYFNELLSQAARKLEANGRQLILVDGKHSAEEEQQAIQFLLDLRCDAIIIYPRFLSVDALDVIIDQTKQPIMVVNRKLRKHQSHCICCDHKGSSYQATRHLIARGHQHIAFITGSLDSPTATERLSGYKQALLDCGLAISEPRIVSGKWSPSSGAAAAESLLERDISFSALIASNDDMAIGAMKTFTAAGIRVPDDVSVMGFDNIPTAPFLTPSLSSVKDPISEMINEVINQLIAMLDGGWLSRNNLFLSELLIRDSVCDGPFNPAK is encoded by the coding sequence ATGTCGACCATGCAGCAAGTGGCAAAAAAAGCCGGCGTCTCGAAAGCCACGGTCTCACGTGTGCTGTCCGGCAAGGGCTATGTCAGTGAAGCCACCAAAGAGCAGGTGTTCAGAGCGATTGAAGAGACGGGATACCGGCCTAATTTGCTGGCGCGTAACCTGGCCAGCAATACCTCACAGTGTATTGGTCTGGTGGTGACCAACACACTGTATAACGGCAGTTACTTCAATGAGTTACTTTCACAAGCCGCAAGGAAACTGGAAGCGAATGGCCGCCAGTTGATTCTGGTCGACGGGAAACACAGTGCCGAAGAGGAGCAGCAGGCGATTCAGTTTCTGCTGGATTTGCGCTGTGATGCCATCATTATCTATCCGCGATTTTTATCCGTCGATGCGCTGGACGTGATAATCGATCAGACAAAGCAACCGATTATGGTAGTGAATCGTAAACTGAGGAAGCATCAAAGCCATTGTATTTGCTGCGATCATAAAGGTTCCAGCTATCAGGCCACGCGCCATCTGATAGCGCGCGGCCACCAGCATATCGCCTTTATAACCGGCTCGCTCGACTCACCCACCGCCACTGAACGTCTGTCAGGCTACAAGCAAGCGCTGCTTGACTGCGGGCTGGCGATTAGCGAACCACGCATTGTGTCAGGAAAATGGAGTCCGTCCAGCGGTGCAGCGGCCGCCGAATCATTGCTTGAACGCGACATCAGCTTTAGTGCGCTGATCGCCAGTAATGATGATATGGCGATAGGCGCGATGAAAACCTTTACCGCAGCCGGCATTCGCGTCCCGGATGATGTTTCAGTAATGGGTTTTGACAACATTCCCACTGCGCCATTCCTGACGCCTTCGCTCTCCAGCGTCAAAGATCCGATCAGCGAGATGATCAACGAAGTGATAAACCAGCTGATTGCCATGCTGGATGGCGGCTGGTTATCCCGCAACAATCTGTTTTTATCTGAACTGCTGATCAGAGACTCGGTCTGCGACGGCCCTTTTAATCCCGCTAAGTGA